A single window of Grus americana isolate bGruAme1 chromosome 6, bGruAme1.mat, whole genome shotgun sequence DNA harbors:
- the INO80D gene encoding INO80 complex subunit D: protein MYEGKHIHFSEVDNKPLCSYSPKLCKQRRLNGYAFCIRHVLEDKTAPFKQCEYVAKYNSQRCTNPIPKSEDRRYCNSHLQVLGFIPKKERKKKNDPIEEVKVRHQMDAMAFSLTVPTLALKMPNGLDGMSLSPPGARLPLHYLEAELEDPFAFNEEDDDLKKGATVRKKLQSKLAQNRQRQRETEILKVRQEHFSPLPAPLQQQPLQQQHSHLPPSSASLKPTGLPQGVVCKSPQPPNTSLPMQGVAPTTHTIAQARQLSNKRPLPLLPPARAPVTDPARTDRVLMKATAFSPHSSCMSRLQRLVKLCTRKQQLDTDLFPHLGLDWSEDSGEELEDSEQTSPYQVAWSIRETLGYERHESDDDNADDRSSRVTRLCTYFQQKYKHLCRLERAESRQKKCRHTLRKALLQAASREPERAGQLIQELRRATCARTSTSQARQRDAEPTTCSGTSKGEQCTNQALPYTRHCFQHILLNRSQQLFSSCTAKFADGQQCSVPVFDITHQTPLCEEHAKKMDNFLRGDSSRKVQHQQQRKPRKKTKPPALTKKHKKKRRRGPRRPQKPIPPAVPQGNLTMPASVSLPVEMPHIRSPSTPELSADELPDDIANEITDIPHDLELNQEDFSDVLPRLPDDLQDFDFFEGKNGDLLPTTEEAEELERALQAVTSLECLSTIGVLTQTDGVPVQELSDRGIGVFSTGAGAPGMQSLSREVNTDLGELLNGRMVHDNFSGLELDENLLRSATLSNPPTPLAGQIQGQFSAPANVGLTSATLISQSGLGERAFPGQFHGLHDGSHASQRPHPAQLLSKADDLITSRQQYSSDHSHSSPHGSHYDSEHVPSPYSDHITSPHTASFSGDNLAATFSAEMPMMAQHLLPTQLDVPLSGVVNPRTHWGNLPVNLGDPSPFSNLLGADGHLLSTSLSTPPTTSHSETTQPAFATVTPNSSSVLPGLPQTSFSGMGPASAELMASTSPKQQLPQFSAAFGHQLSSHSGIPKDLQPSHSSIAPPTGFAVTGATATSTNNASAPFTTSN, encoded by the exons GTACTGCAACAGCCACCTGCAGGTACTTGGCTTTATACcgaaaaaggagaggaagaaaaagaatgatcCCATAGAGGAAGTAAAGGTCAGGCATCAGATGGATGCTATGGCCTTCAGTCTGACAGTGCCCACCCTGGCCTTGAAGATGCCCAACGGACTGGACGGGATgtccctctcccctccaggGGCTAGGCTTCCTCTCCACTACCTGGAGGCAGAATTAGAAGACCCCTTTGCTTTCAACGAGGAGGATGATGACCTAAAGAAAGGGGCAACAGTGAGGAAAAAGTTGCAGAGCAAGTTGGCTCAAAACCGGCAGCgccagagagagacagagattttaaaagttcGCCAAGAGCACTTTAGCCCCCTTCCTGcacctttgcagcagcagcctctgcagcagcagcactcccATCTGCCACCTTCATCAGCTTCGTTAAAGCCGACAGGGCTACCGCAGGGCGTAGTCTGCAAGTCACCTCAACCTCCGAACACCAGCCTACCAATGCAGGGAGTGGCACCCACCACACACACTATAGCACAAGCCCGGCAGTTGTCTAACAAGAGacctctgcctctcctgccacCCGCTAGGGCTCCTGTCACGGACCCTGCAAGGACTGATCGGGTCCTCATGAAAGCCACAGCCTTCTCTCCGCACTCGTCCTGCATGAGCCGGCTACAGAGACTGGTGAAACTGTGCACTCGAAAACAGCAGCTGGACACTGATCTGTTTCCACATTTAG GGCTGGATTGGTCTGAAGACAGTGGAGAAGAGTTGGAGGATTCAGAGCAAACCTCCCCTTACCAGGTTGCGTGGTCTATCCGAGAAACCCTTGGCTATGAGAGACATGA GTCCGATGATGACAATGCAGATGACAGGAGTTCCAGGGTGACCAGACTTTGCACTTACTTTCAGCAGAAATACAAGCACCTCTGCCGCCTGGAGCGGGCAGAATCTCGTCAGAAGAAATGCCGGCATACACTCCGGAAAGCCTTGCTGCAGGCGGCCAGCAGAGAGCCGGAGCGTGCTGGGCAACTGATACAAGAACTCCGAAGAGCTACGTGTGCTCGTACCAG cacaagccaagcaaggcagagagatgcagagCCAACAACTTGTAGTGGGACTTCGAAGGGAGAGCAGTGCACTAACCAGGCCCTTCCATACACCAGGCATTGTTTTCAGC ATATCTTATTGAACCGTTCTCAGCAGCTCTTCTCAAGTTGCACAGCCAAGTTTGCGGATGGTCAACAGTGCTCTGTGCCAGTTTTTGACATTACACATCAGACACCTCTGTGCGAAGAACATGCCAAAAAAATG GACAATTTCTTGAGAGGGGACAGTTCCCGTAAAgttcagcaccagcagcagaggaaacccaggaaaaaaacGAAGCCACCTGCACTTACCAAAAAACacaagaagaagagaaggcgAGGCCCACGCCGGCCCCAGAAACCCATTCCTCCTGCAGTGCCCCAAGGGAACCTCACCATGCCTGCCAGTGTCTCACTGCCAGTAGAGATGCCCCATATACG GAGCCCCTCCACACCAGAGCTGAGTGCCGATGAGCTGCCTGATGATATCGCCAATGAAATCACAGACATTCCACATGACTTGGAATTGAATCAGGAGGACTTCTCTGATGTCCTGCCGCGGCTGCCCGACGACTTGCAagattttgatttctttgaag GTAAAAATGGAGATCTCCTTCCGACTACAGAAGAGGCTGAAGAACTGGAACGGGCCCTACAGGCTGTAACTTCTCTTGAGTGCCTGAGTACCATTGGAGTACTTACACAGACAGATGGTGTGCCAGTTCAGGAGCTGTCAGATAGAGGGATAGGGGTGTTCTCTACAGGTGCTGGAGCTCCGGGAATGCAGTCCTTGAGTCGAGAGGTTAACACGGATCTGGGGGAGCTGTTGAATGGGCGTATGGTACATGATAATTTCTCCGGTCTGGAGCTGGATGAGAACTTGCTCCGTTCTGCTACCTTGTCCAACCCACCAACGCCCCTGGCAGGGCAGATCCAGGGGCAATTCTCAGCCCCAGCCAACGTCGGCCTTACTTCTGCCACTCTGATAAGCCAGAGTGGCCTTGGGGAGAGAGCCTTCCCAGGACAGTTTCATGGACTTCATGATGGCAGCCATGCCTCCCAGAGGccccaccctgcccagctgCTGAGCAAGGCAGATGACCTGATCACCTCACGACAGCAATACAGCAGTGACCATTCACACTCCTCACCCCATGGAAGCCATTATGATAGTGAGCATGTGCCGTCTCCCTACAGTGACCATATCACATCCCCTCACACCGCATCCTTTTCCGGTGATAACTTGGCAGCTACCTTCTCAGCAGAGATGCCCATGATGGCACAGCACTTGCTCCCAACTCAGCTGGATGTGCCACTTAGCGGGGTGGTCAACCCCAGAACTCACTGGGGAAATCTTCCTGTCAATCTTGGGGACCCCTCTCCGTTTAGCAACCTTCTTGGTGCAGATGGACACCTCCTGTCCACCTCCCTGTCCACACCACCTACCACCTCGCACTCAGAGACCACACAGCCTGCCTTCGCCACTGTGACCCCCAACAGCTCCAGTGTGCTTCCGGGGTTACCGCAGACCAGTTTTAGTGGCATGGGTCCTGCCTCCGCTGAACTCATGGCCTCCACCTCCCCTAAACAACAGCTCCCTCAGTTCAGCGCAGCCTTTGGGCACCAGCTGAGCTCCCACAGTGGCATCCCCAAGGACCTGCAGCCCAGCCACAGCTCCATAGCTCCTCCCACGGGCTTCGCAGTGACCGGTGCCACCGCTACCAGTACCAATAACGCATCCGCGcccttcaccacctccaacTGA